The following coding sequences are from one Sciurus carolinensis chromosome 11, mSciCar1.2, whole genome shotgun sequence window:
- the LOC124958996 gene encoding olfactory receptor 502-like produces the protein MDPLVNRNLTAVTEFILLGLTDDPVLRVFLFVTVLCIYLVTLSGNLGTIILIRASSQLHHPMYFFLSHLAFADIGFSSSVTPNMLVNFLVERNTISYVGCDIQLGSVVFFGTVECFLLAVMAYDRFVAICSPLLYSTKMSTQVCLQLLAVAYTGGFLNGSIFALSFFSLLFCGPNGVNHFFCDFAPLVELSCSDVDVLAFVSSFSAGSIIVVTVCVIAVSYVSILTTVLRMRSPKGRHKAFSTCTSHLTAVTLYYGTITFIYVMPKSSFSTDHNKVVSVFYTVVIPMLNPLIYSLRNQEIKGTLKKALGRKIFSW, from the coding sequence ATGGATCCCCTGGTCAATAGGAACCTCACTGCAGTGACAGAGTTCATTCTATTGGGCTTAACAGATGATCCAGTCCTCCGAGTCTTCCTCTTTGTGACCGTCCTCTGCATCTACCTGGTGACCCTCTCTGGCAATCTCGGCACCATCATCCTTATCAGAGCCTCTTCTCAGCTCCATCATCCCATGTACTTTTTTCTGAGTCATTTAGCTTTTGCTGACATAGGCTTTTCATCTTCCGTCACACCCAATATGCTTGTAAACTTCCTGGTGGAGAGAAACACCATCTCCTATGTTGGATGTGACATCCAGCTTGGCTCAGTTGTTTTCTTTGGGACAGTTGAGTGCTTCCTTCTGGCTGTCATGGCGTATGATCGCTTTGTGGCAATCTGCAGTCCACTGCTTTACTCAACAAAGATGTCCACACAAGTCTGTCTCCAGTTACTTGCCGTGGCTTATACAGGTGGTTTCCTCAATGGTTCCATCtttgccctttctttcttttctttgctcttctGTGGACCAAATGGAGTCAAccattttttctgtgattttgctCCTTTAGTTGAACTCTCCTGTTCTGATGTCGATGTCCTTGcatttgtttcctcattttctgCTGGCTCCATCATTGTGGTCACAGTGTGTGTCATCGCCGTCTCCTACGTCTCCATCCTCACCACAGTGCTGAGGATGCGCTCCCCCAAGGGGCGCcacaaggccttctccacctgcacctCCCACCTCACTGCCGTCACTCTCTACTATGGAACCATCACCTTCATCTATGTGATGCCCAAGTCCAGTTTCTCCACTGACCACAACAAAGTGGTGTCTGTGTTCTACACGGTGGTGATCCCCATGCTGAATCCTCTCATTTATAGTCTGAGGAACCAGGAGATTAAGGGGACTCTGAAGAAAGCACTTggtaggaaaatattttcttggtgA